A region from the Mycolicibacterium litorale genome encodes:
- a CDS encoding Rv0518 family GDSL lipase, with protein MSRLVTLVLSVALLVGLVVARPVTERHDDTVTLQFAGSRVAVVGDSYTTGSNEGGEGNRGWTTRAWQLLARQGLPVRADVAAEGGAGYGTRGNRGSVFEDLTARAVKADDHLVVFYGSRNDQNVEPTLYSIMVYGVFQLARRTAPEARFLVIGPPWPTADPPPAIIRIRDSLRYQAGLADATFVDPIAERWFVDNPELIGADGVHPTDAGHVYMADKIAPLIATQLTRRV; from the coding sequence GTGAGTCGCCTGGTCACCTTGGTGCTGTCTGTTGCGCTGCTCGTCGGCCTCGTCGTCGCCCGTCCGGTCACCGAACGCCACGACGACACGGTGACGTTGCAGTTCGCAGGGAGCCGGGTCGCCGTCGTCGGTGACTCGTACACGACCGGCAGCAACGAGGGCGGGGAGGGCAACCGCGGGTGGACGACGCGGGCGTGGCAGCTGCTGGCCCGGCAGGGCCTGCCGGTGCGCGCCGACGTGGCGGCCGAGGGCGGCGCCGGGTACGGCACCCGCGGCAACCGGGGCAGCGTGTTCGAGGACCTCACCGCGAGGGCGGTGAAGGCCGACGACCACCTCGTGGTGTTCTACGGATCCCGTAACGACCAGAACGTCGAACCGACCCTGTACTCGATCATGGTCTACGGCGTCTTCCAACTCGCGCGCCGCACCGCGCCCGAGGCCCGGTTCCTGGTGATCGGCCCGCCGTGGCCGACCGCCGATCCGCCACCGGCGATCATCCGGATCCGCGACAGCCTCCGCTATCAGGCGGGCCTGGCCGACGCCACCTTCGTCGACCCGATCGCCGAGCGGTGGTTCGTCGACAATCCCGAACTGATCGGCGCCGACGGCGTCCACCCGACCGATGCCGGACACGTCTACATGGCGGACAAGATCGCCCCGCTGATCGCGACGCAGTTGACCCGGCGGGTGTGA
- a CDS encoding acyltransferase family protein — protein sequence MRSGEIKALSGLRIVAAVWVVLFHFRPLLAQAAPDLSAALAPLLDCGAQGVDLFFILSGFVLTWNYLDRMGHSWSTRTTLRFLWLRLARVWPVYLVTMHLAAAWIIFTLNVGHVPSPAVDQLTATNYLRQLLLVQLWFAPYFDGTSWDGPAWSISAEWLAYLLFGVLVLVIFRVARVTRARGLLWLAFAVSLPPTVLLLATGEFYTPWSWLPRIVMQFTAGALACAAVRKLRPSERARAGFGWLSLGIAAAIVGSLYYLDANPPASIRDASGLVDVLFVPLVVALAVGAGTLPRLLSGRLMVYCGHISFGLYMVHELVHTAWNWAAVQFEITLTPGLFGGSVVAGLLAVSVVAAIALYHGVEEPARLWMRRMVDVRDSTTSPVGGRAAAPRTPEHADHVPVRVG from the coding sequence GTGCGCAGCGGAGAGATCAAGGCCCTTTCGGGTCTGCGAATCGTCGCCGCGGTGTGGGTGGTGCTGTTTCACTTCCGGCCGCTGCTGGCTCAGGCCGCACCGGATCTCAGTGCCGCGCTGGCGCCGCTGCTGGACTGCGGCGCCCAGGGCGTCGATCTGTTCTTCATCCTCAGCGGTTTCGTGCTGACCTGGAACTACCTGGACCGCATGGGCCATTCCTGGTCGACCCGAACGACTTTGCGCTTCCTGTGGCTGCGTCTGGCCCGGGTGTGGCCGGTCTACCTGGTGACGATGCATCTGGCCGCGGCGTGGATCATCTTCACACTGAACGTCGGTCATGTCCCGTCACCGGCGGTCGACCAGCTCACCGCCACCAACTATCTGCGTCAACTGCTGCTGGTCCAGCTGTGGTTCGCGCCGTATTTCGACGGCACCAGCTGGGACGGGCCGGCGTGGTCGATCAGCGCAGAGTGGTTGGCCTACCTGCTCTTCGGCGTGCTGGTGCTGGTCATCTTCCGGGTCGCTCGGGTGACACGTGCGCGCGGCCTGCTGTGGCTGGCGTTCGCGGTTTCGTTGCCGCCGACGGTGCTGTTGCTCGCCACGGGCGAGTTCTACACGCCGTGGAGTTGGTTGCCGCGCATCGTCATGCAGTTCACCGCGGGTGCGCTCGCGTGTGCGGCGGTGCGCAAGCTGCGACCGTCCGAACGCGCCCGCGCCGGCTTCGGCTGGCTGTCGCTGGGAATCGCCGCCGCGATCGTGGGCAGCCTGTACTACCTCGACGCGAATCCGCCGGCTTCGATCCGCGACGCCAGCGGGCTGGTCGATGTGCTCTTCGTGCCGTTGGTGGTGGCACTGGCGGTGGGGGCGGGCACGTTGCCGCGGCTGTTGTCGGGACGCCTGATGGTGTACTGCGGCCATATCTCGTTCGGGCTGTACATGGTCCACGAGCTGGTGCACACGGCGTGGAATTGGGCGGCGGTGCAGTTCGAGATCACCCTGACCCCCGGTCTCTTCGGCGGATCGGTGGTCGCCGGCCTGCTGGCCGTGTCGGTGGTGGCCGCGATCGCGCTGTACCACGGCGTCGAGGAACCGGCCCGGCTGTGGATGCGCCGGATGGTCGACGTCAGGGATTCGACGACCAGCCCGGTGGGCGGGCGCGCTGCGGCGCCCCGGACCCCGGAGCACGCCGACCACGTCCCGGTCCGCGTCGGATGA